From the genome of Anabrus simplex isolate iqAnaSimp1 chromosome X, ASM4041472v1, whole genome shotgun sequence, one region includes:
- the LOC136885996 gene encoding uncharacterized protein, giving the protein MSTDKTTGCCMDSSGPNNSTTTSNIWDKPSTSNTTESDGWGNIGGDVWSGDNRTGDHTWSGGEVWTGSGVIGDSWNSGKDDGWESSEKIGGDGFGGNRWGNIGRVGSSGNEVWGSNEGWVNSSNNTWAGKSGDDGWGSSSLGGCDVWGSSSNVGGIKWGSVGKDGDGWGSDNNDNWGTSSNGSSSKVVGDNWGTSSSSSKSGDYGWGVDQSEGSEWGNVSKQSWSNVGRDDQQAKCSSEDASNNKDSS; this is encoded by the coding sequence ATGAGTACTGACAAAACTACAGGATGTTGCATGGACAGCAGTGGACCAAACAACAGCACAACCACTAGTAACATATGGGATAAACCAAGTACCAGCAATACTACAGAAAGTGATGGATGGGGAAATATTGGAGGAGATGTTTGGAGTGGCGACAACAGAACTGGAGATCATACCTGGAGTGGTGGTGAAGTATGGACAGGAAGTGGAGTAATTGGCGATTCTTGGAATTCTGGTAAAGATGATGGCTGGGAGAGTAGCGAAAAAATCGGTGGAGATGGCTTTGGAGGTAATAGATGGGGAAATATTGGCAGAGTTGGTAGCAGTGGAAATGAGGTGTGGGGAAGTAATGAGGGGTGGGTTAATTCAAGCAATAATACATGGGCAGGTAAATCTGGAGATGATGGATGGGGCAGTAGCAGTTTAGGGGGTTGTGATGTTTGGGGGAGTAGCAGTAATGTTGGGGGAATTAAATGGGGTAGTGTAGGAAAAGATGGGGATGGTTGGGGTAGTGATAACAATGATAACTGGGGAACTAGCAGTAATGGGAGCAGTAGTAAGGTCGTAGGTGATAACTGGGGAACGAGTAGTTCCAGCAGTAAAAGTGGCGATTATGGGTGGGGGGTTGACCAGTCAGAGGGCAGTGAATGGGGCAATGTTAGTAAACAATCTTGGAGTAATGTAGGAAGAGATGATCAGCAAGCAAAATGCAGCAGTGAAGATGCCAGCAATAACAAAGACAGTTCTTAA